From Quercus robur chromosome 8, dhQueRobu3.1, whole genome shotgun sequence:
cccttaaaaaaaaaaaaaaaaaggcaaaacaaaaggaaaatatgagaaatttcaaaatccattgacccttatatattttttttgtttatttatttattatttattttgggcaaaagaaaaatccatgctctttttttttttgaaggaaaaaaatccaTGTTCAAACACtgtaatataataacaataagaTGAGCCAATAGGCCCTAGACCCCTAGTGCTACAATCCAATATCAACTTGCCACATTTCAAGCGACCTTTTTCTGTGGACGATTCTTCTCTCCTTTGAACTCACACTCATCCACAACACAACCGACCGAGAAATCTCAACTGGTTCTGATTCATTTCTTTGATACTCGCTTGCTCACAGGccctttttcaattttcctattGTATATAGATttacctctctctttctcttttcttctcctcAAAGAAAcgaagcaacaaaaaaaatagtttcccgcttctttttttctattttcttcctTGATTCTTCAGAATCGTTCTCTTTTCTCAACTGGGTCATGCTTTTTTATCCAACTTCTAATTCTATTACCACTATCTTGCTCTTGGGTTCTTCATATTTTACTTACTCTCTTTTTCTAGGTTTTGCTAGAGATTCTTTCACTTGGTGGACTAAGAAAGTGGCAATCTTGAGTGGCATAAAACTTGTCACTTTTGAGCTTCATTTCTTCAAAGGTTTCAACTTTCAGCCTCTTtgcttcaaattcaaatattccatctttgggttttggttattctctctctctctctctctctctctctctctctctttctgtagAGCGACTTAGTTTAGTTACACCATAGCAAACATAATCAGATCTCTCATGCTTTTCCAAGATTCCCTTCGATTCTTAAAAGGTGGGAGCTTTTTAAGATTCTTCAATTGATGCTATTAAGGAAAAGGAGATTCTTGATTCCCAAGTAAAAGCTTCTGTATTCAATGCCTTTTTAAATCATTGTAAGATCGCATTCTCTCTGCCTTCTGAGTCTCTGTTTGTTTCTTATACTTTAAAAAGAAGCTTGATTTCAATGCTTCTCATATTGACTCATCCAGCTCTTGTTGTATATTAGTTAGTAGCAGTAGCAGTAGTAGTGCTAGTAGAGTAGTGATTATGGAAACTCTATATCCAGCTTCGTTTATGTCAAGCTCCAATTGGTTTATGAGCACTGAATGGACTAAAGAAGAGAACAAGGCCTTTGAGAGTGCTCTTGCTATGTTTGATCAGGAATCGCCTGACCGATGGGTACATATAGCCCAAATGATCCCAGGGAAGACTGTGTGGGATGTGATGAAGAAATACGAGGAGTTGATAGATGATGTTAAGGATATAGAAGAAGGGCGGGTTCCGATTCCTGTTTACCTTGCCTCTTCTTTCACTCTAGAGTTGGTGGATGATCGAAACTTTGATGCCTATAGAAAAAGGTCTTCAAGAACTGGGGGTACTGATCAGGAAAGGAAGAAAGGGGTACCTTGGACAGAAGAAGAGCACAGGTGAATTCCTTTCACTTTTCTGTTTCTGATAGTGAGAAATGCATACTATTTCCAATACTAAGGAAAAGAAACTATTAActtgatgtttttcaatttctgctttttcaaaactttggtTGGTCTTTGAGGTTCTGTTTCTAgtgaaaacaaaggaaaagaaactaTCAAATTGGTCGTCTTACACTTTAAGTTGTTGAATTATGATATAGCCACATGTTGTGAATGATTGTTGTTGAGTTTCCTTTTTCTCTGTCATGTATTTGAGTTACTGAGGATACTGAGGTTGCAACTTTCCACTATGCCACATTTTTACTTTAGCCATACTTCTAATTTGGCTGCTAAATGTTCATGAAATGGCAATTTAGCAGTCAAATACTaaggaaaagaaattattaacTTGATGTTTTtaccaatttcttctttttcaaaactttgttgGTCTTTGAGATTCTGTTTCTAGCGaagacaaaggaaaagaaagtatCAAATTGGTCGACTTACACTTAAGTTGTTGAATTATGATGTAGCCACATGGTTGTGAACGATTGtttttgagtttcttttttctctgtCATGTATTTGAGTTAATGAGGATACTGAGGTTGCAACTTTCCACTGTGCCACATTGTTAATTTAGTCATACTTTTAATTTGGCTGCTAAACGTTCATGACACGGCAATTTGGAGTTTGATAACCCAGATACgtacttaaaaaatttcaaactcatTGTAAATATTTCGTAAGAGAGATGAACTGCCCAAGAACTCTCAAGCTTGTTAGTGTTTTAAATTTCTTGTACATCCCTATTTTATATGGTCTGCAGTTAAAACTCTCTTGAATGTCATGCTATTATTCTTGACATGGATTGTTTGGGTAATAAATTACAGGCGGTTTCTGATGGGGCTTCTAAAATATGGTAAAGGGGACTGGAGAAATATATCCCGGAACTATGTAATCTCTAAGACTCCAACTCAAGTGGCAAGTCATGCTCAGAAGTACTTTATTAGGCAACATTCTGGAGGTAAAGATAAGAGGAGGCCAAGCATCCATGACATCACAACTGTCAATCTCACGGACACTACATCAGAAGATAATAAGCCTCCCTCATATGATCAGTCTTCTGTATTTCAACCGCAGCAAAAGCCCACCAGCACATCGAGAATGT
This genomic window contains:
- the LOC126697659 gene encoding transcription factor DIVARICATA-like, encoding METLYPASFMSSSNWFMSTEWTKEENKAFESALAMFDQESPDRWVHIAQMIPGKTVWDVMKKYEELIDDVKDIEEGRVPIPVYLASSFTLELVDDRNFDAYRKRSSRTGGTDQERKKGVPWTEEEHRRFLMGLLKYGKGDWRNISRNYVISKTPTQVASHAQKYFIRQHSGGKDKRRPSIHDITTVNLTDTTSEDNKPPSYDQSSVFQPQQKPTSTSRMSLDWNQPNDEAVMVFGATHGNHLMSSPYEFGSNDFKVQGHNLYGSAHYGALIKPHNSVFQFQPSRHQIHG